A stretch of Pseudoclavibacter chungangensis DNA encodes these proteins:
- a CDS encoding FHA domain-containing protein FhaB/FipA, producing the protein MTSELTLLVLRLGFLAVLWIFVFSIIYALRSDLFGTRASEYQRRMEQQSLQQTFGAADQAPTATPPHGNQPAAAPAPRRTATATSPRTVHLVVTSGPRRGLEIPLANEPLTIGRARDSGLVIQDDYTSTHHARLVRWDDDWVIEDQNSTNGTYVDGERITGSTRIGRGTPVRIGTTTFELR; encoded by the coding sequence CTGACGCTCCTCGTTCTGCGGCTCGGCTTCCTCGCCGTGCTGTGGATCTTCGTCTTCTCCATCATCTATGCGCTGCGCAGCGACCTGTTCGGGACGCGCGCGAGCGAGTACCAGCGCCGCATGGAGCAGCAGTCGCTGCAGCAGACCTTCGGCGCCGCCGACCAGGCGCCGACCGCGACGCCGCCGCACGGCAACCAGCCCGCCGCCGCGCCCGCACCTCGCCGCACGGCAACCGCCACGAGCCCCCGCACGGTCCACCTCGTCGTCACCTCGGGTCCGCGCCGCGGCCTCGAGATCCCGCTCGCGAACGAGCCGCTCACGATCGGGCGCGCGCGGGACAGCGGACTCGTGATCCAGGACGACTACACCTCGACCCACCACGCACGCCTCGTGCGCTGGGACGACGACTGGGTGATCGAGGACCAGAACTCCACGAACGGCACCTACGTCGACGGCGAGCGCATCACCGGCTCGACGCGCATCGGCCGCGGCACCCCCGTCCGCATCGGAACGACCACCTTCGAGCTCCGCTGA
- a CDS encoding serine/threonine-protein kinase, translating into MRPAPGVSFGDRYKLSSRIAIGGMGEVWQATDQVIGRTVAIKILKDEYMGDPGFLERFRAEARHAALVNHEGIANVYDYGEENGSAYLVMELVPGEALSNILERERVLPAPKVMDIVAQTASALQAAHNAGLVHRDIKPGNLLITPDGRVKITDFGIARIADQVPLTATGQVMGTVQYLSPEQASGHPASPSTDIYSLGIVAYECLSGRRPFTGESQVAIAMAHINDEPPELPVTVPEPVRNLVMCALAKNPDERPSTIEAMGRAARALRDGDVAKAAHFVPAVAGGEVPDATAPLDRTQLLNDDARTTVLGAAPGRPDTQATTAYADPTGFDTLIDTPKDDDALVERPEQRADTEKKKVPVWVWVLIASIAVVAIAAAIIWAVIRGGTPAATTAATTATPTQTQTQTPTATTITISEGQYIGLTYEEASSKLSALGLVPERSVGAAAPSQDQVNTVSAVNPTGTLSPGATVTVTVYDEIASPDAPTSAPSITVNQNGTQANVSWPSYQCPPGQALSHYVVHVSGGSSNNGTEVTGTSISVAIDQGSTALTVSYEAVCGNTSSGSSPETTVDVHQTPATSPPQPSNTEEQGSGSGEGRTVHD; encoded by the coding sequence ATGAGGCCAGCTCCAGGGGTTTCGTTTGGAGATCGGTACAAGCTCTCCTCCCGCATCGCCATCGGCGGCATGGGAGAGGTGTGGCAGGCGACCGATCAGGTGATCGGCCGGACGGTCGCGATCAAGATCCTCAAAGACGAATACATGGGTGATCCCGGCTTCCTCGAGCGCTTCCGCGCCGAGGCCCGGCACGCCGCGCTCGTCAACCACGAGGGCATCGCGAACGTCTACGACTACGGCGAGGAGAACGGCTCCGCCTACCTCGTCATGGAGCTCGTGCCCGGCGAGGCGCTCTCGAACATCCTGGAGCGTGAGCGTGTCCTGCCCGCGCCGAAGGTCATGGACATCGTCGCGCAGACGGCGTCCGCGCTGCAGGCCGCCCACAACGCGGGTCTCGTGCACCGGGACATCAAGCCCGGCAACCTGCTCATCACCCCCGACGGGCGCGTGAAGATCACCGACTTCGGTATCGCGCGCATCGCAGACCAGGTGCCACTCACCGCGACCGGGCAGGTCATGGGGACGGTCCAGTACCTGTCGCCCGAACAGGCGTCGGGTCACCCCGCCTCCCCGTCGACGGACATCTACTCGCTCGGCATCGTCGCGTACGAGTGCCTCTCGGGTCGTCGCCCGTTCACGGGCGAGTCGCAGGTCGCGATCGCGATGGCGCACATCAACGACGAGCCGCCGGAGCTGCCCGTCACGGTGCCGGAGCCCGTCCGGAATCTCGTGATGTGTGCGCTCGCGAAGAACCCCGACGAGCGCCCGTCGACCATCGAGGCGATGGGCCGTGCAGCCCGCGCGCTTCGCGACGGTGACGTCGCGAAGGCCGCGCACTTCGTGCCCGCCGTCGCCGGCGGCGAGGTGCCCGACGCGACGGCGCCGCTCGACCGCACCCAGCTGCTGAACGACGACGCCCGCACGACGGTGCTCGGCGCGGCGCCGGGGCGACCCGACACGCAGGCCACGACCGCGTACGCGGACCCCACGGGCTTCGACACCCTCATCGACACCCCGAAGGACGACGACGCGCTCGTCGAACGCCCCGAGCAACGCGCGGACACGGAGAAGAAGAAGGTCCCCGTCTGGGTGTGGGTGCTCATCGCATCCATCGCCGTCGTCGCCATCGCGGCGGCGATCATCTGGGCGGTCATCCGCGGCGGGACGCCGGCGGCGACGACCGCGGCCACGACCGCGACGCCCACCCAGACGCAGACGCAGACGCCGACCGCGACGACGATCACGATCTCCGAGGGCCAGTACATCGGCCTCACCTACGAAGAGGCCTCGTCGAAGTTGTCCGCACTCGGCCTCGTCCCCGAACGCTCCGTCGGTGCCGCGGCGCCGAGCCAGGACCAGGTGAACACCGTCTCGGCGGTGAACCCGACCGGCACGCTGTCGCCCGGAGCGACCGTCACCGTCACGGTCTACGACGAGATCGCGAGCCCGGACGCGCCCACGAGCGCACCGTCGATCACGGTGAACCAGAACGGGACGCAGGCGAACGTGAGCTGGCCGTCCTACCAGTGCCCGCCCGGCCAGGCGCTCTCGCACTATGTCGTCCACGTCTCGGGCGGCTCGTCCAACAACGGCACCGAGGTGACCGGGACGAGCATCTCCGTCGCGATCGACCAGGGCTCCACGGCGTTGACCGTCTCGTACGAGGCGGTGTGCGGGAACACGAGCAGCGGCAGCTCGCCGGAGACCACGGTGGACGTGCACCAGACGCCCGCCACGAGTCCCCCCCAGCCGTCGAACACCGAAGAGCAGGGCAGCGGGAGCGGCGAGGGTCGGACCGTCCACGACTGA
- a CDS encoding peptidylprolyl isomerase, giving the protein MSQATAIATITTNHGPIKLELYGNHAPKTVKTITGLATGELEWTDPATGEKRNDPFYDGVVFHRIIPGFMLQGGDPTGTGAGGPGFTFDDEIHPELTFQEPYVLAMANAGKHLGRGTNGSQFFITTDPTPWLQGKHTIFGHVADEASKAVVDEIAKVPTDGRDRPAEDVVIESFTVEQL; this is encoded by the coding sequence GCGATCGCGACGATCACCACGAACCACGGACCCATCAAGCTCGAGCTCTACGGCAACCACGCACCGAAGACGGTGAAGACGATCACCGGTCTCGCGACGGGTGAGCTCGAGTGGACCGACCCCGCGACGGGCGAGAAGCGCAACGATCCCTTCTACGACGGCGTCGTCTTCCACCGCATCATTCCCGGCTTCATGCTGCAGGGCGGCGACCCGACGGGCACCGGTGCAGGCGGTCCGGGCTTCACGTTCGATGACGAGATCCACCCCGAGCTCACCTTCCAGGAGCCCTACGTGCTCGCGATGGCGAACGCCGGGAAGCACCTCGGACGCGGCACGAACGGGTCGCAGTTCTTCATCACGACCGACCCGACGCCCTGGCTGCAGGGCAAGCACACGATCTTCGGTCACGTCGCCGACGAGGCCTCGAAGGCCGTCGTCGACGAGATCGCGAAGGTGCCGACGGACGGTCGCGACCGCCCGGCCGAGGACGTCGTGATCGAGAGCTTCACCGTCGAGCAGCTCTGA
- a CDS encoding FtsW/RodA/SpoVE family cell cycle protein — MPSTPDLAAAPDTRVRVPGGRRRSTQGLRNLELALLVFAVAIFFAAILLVQLGASGGFDFNVITMPAIIAALTFCVHIVLRFIAPQADPFILPIAMTLNGIGISMLYRLDLAHVAAGEESGFASAQMIYTAVGVVMAIIVLFLLKNHRVLLRFMYISMALAILLLLLPLVPGLGDHDAAARVWISIGPFNFQPGEIAKIALAVFFAGYLVTARETLSVVGTKFLGIQFPRLRDLAPIMVVWAVCMGVLVFQRDLGTSMLYFGLFLVMMFVATGRISWIVIGLVLVAIGGVLAYNFMGYVNFRVHAWLDPFDPEMIDASGGSYQLLQSLYGLANGGLIGQGLGQGRPLITPVAESDFIISALGEELGLAGLFVIFSLYLILVARGFRIGHQGIDDFGRLLAMGLSFTIAWQVFIVVGGVTRVIPLTGLTTPFLAAGGSSLLANWIIVAILLRLSDTVRQTPVEDRE, encoded by the coding sequence GTGCCGTCGACGCCTGACCTCGCCGCCGCACCCGACACGCGCGTCCGCGTGCCGGGTGGTCGGCGACGCTCCACGCAGGGGCTGCGCAATCTCGAGCTCGCGCTGCTCGTCTTCGCCGTCGCGATCTTCTTCGCGGCGATCCTCCTCGTGCAGCTCGGCGCGTCCGGCGGCTTCGACTTCAACGTCATCACGATGCCCGCGATCATCGCGGCGCTCACGTTCTGCGTACACATCGTCCTGCGCTTCATCGCGCCGCAGGCCGACCCGTTCATCCTGCCCATCGCAATGACCCTCAACGGCATCGGCATCAGCATGCTGTACCGCCTCGACCTCGCGCACGTCGCCGCAGGTGAGGAGTCCGGTTTCGCGAGTGCCCAGATGATCTACACGGCCGTCGGGGTCGTCATGGCGATCATCGTGCTGTTCCTGCTCAAGAACCACCGCGTCCTGCTGCGGTTCATGTACATCAGCATGGCGCTCGCGATCCTCCTCCTGCTGCTGCCGCTCGTTCCGGGCCTCGGCGACCACGACGCGGCCGCTCGCGTGTGGATCAGCATCGGCCCGTTCAACTTCCAGCCCGGCGAGATCGCGAAGATCGCGCTCGCCGTGTTCTTCGCCGGCTACCTCGTGACCGCCCGCGAGACGCTCTCGGTCGTCGGCACGAAGTTCCTCGGCATCCAGTTCCCCCGCCTGCGCGACCTCGCGCCGATCATGGTCGTATGGGCCGTGTGCATGGGCGTGCTCGTGTTCCAGCGCGACCTGGGCACGTCGATGCTCTACTTCGGCCTGTTCCTCGTCATGATGTTCGTCGCGACGGGGCGCATCAGCTGGATCGTCATCGGGCTCGTCCTCGTCGCGATCGGTGGCGTGCTCGCGTACAACTTCATGGGCTACGTCAACTTCCGCGTCCACGCGTGGCTCGATCCGTTCGACCCCGAGATGATCGATGCGAGCGGCGGCAGCTACCAGTTGCTGCAGAGCCTCTACGGTCTCGCGAACGGCGGGCTCATCGGGCAGGGACTCGGCCAGGGGCGCCCGCTCATCACGCCCGTCGCGGAGAGCGACTTCATCATCTCCGCCCTCGGTGAGGAGCTCGGGCTCGCGGGCCTGTTCGTCATCTTCAGCCTCTATCTCATCCTCGTCGCGCGCGGCTTCCGCATCGGCCACCAGGGCATCGACGATTTCGGGCGACTGCTCGCGATGGGCCTCTCGTTCACGATCGCCTGGCAGGTGTTCATCGTCGTGGGTGGCGTGACCCGCGTCATCCCGCTCACGGGACTCACGACGCCCTTCCTCGCGGCGGGCGGATCGAGCCTCCTCGCGAACTGGATCATCGTCGCGATCCTGCTCCGATTGAGCGACACCGTCCGCCAGACCCCGGTGGAGGACCGCGAATGA
- a CDS encoding peptidoglycan D,D-transpeptidase FtsI family protein: MNRNIRIVGVAVLGMFLALFISTTTIQVFQVNNLANGPENRRSQLADYEIERGPILIDGTPIASSNPVNNMYRYQRSYANGPLYSAVTGYYTYTQGSTGIEDAMNAELSGKSDSQFFAGLNRLFTGQTPAGAAVELTINANAQQVAYDALGDLRGSVVAFDPATGAIIAMVSTPGYDPNGLSGPDQEQVLDTYNQLLADPNGPLQNRAIGGDMNPPGSVFKLVIAAAALEEGIATPDSPLENPATWTLPGSTAVVNNPSHGSPCGSGETTNLRIAIEQSCNIPFAQLAVQLGDDKIRAMAEKLGFGHEFKVPMTASASIYPDGPLDDAQTGLTGFGQFDVRATPLQMALVSGAIANGGVVMNPTLVESVLTPDLRELQGQQVSEFGRAFSAETASALESMMIGSVSSGVASNARIDGVDVAGKTGTAENGDDEPYSLWFTGFVATDTTHIAVAVVLEDGGGMGQSGTGNGSAATIGQQVMKAVLDG, encoded by the coding sequence ATGAACCGAAACATCCGAATCGTCGGCGTCGCCGTGCTGGGCATGTTCCTGGCGCTGTTCATCTCGACGACGACCATTCAGGTCTTCCAGGTGAACAACCTCGCGAACGGCCCCGAGAACCGCCGTTCGCAGCTCGCCGACTACGAGATCGAGCGCGGCCCCATCCTCATCGACGGCACGCCCATCGCCTCGTCGAACCCGGTCAACAACATGTACCGCTATCAGCGAAGCTACGCGAACGGCCCGCTCTACTCGGCCGTCACGGGGTACTACACGTACACGCAGGGGTCGACGGGCATCGAGGACGCGATGAACGCCGAGCTGTCGGGCAAGAGCGATTCGCAGTTCTTCGCCGGCCTCAACCGACTCTTCACGGGACAGACCCCCGCGGGCGCCGCGGTGGAGCTCACGATCAACGCGAACGCCCAGCAGGTGGCCTACGACGCACTCGGCGACCTTCGCGGTTCGGTCGTCGCGTTCGACCCGGCGACGGGCGCCATCATCGCGATGGTTTCGACGCCCGGTTACGACCCCAACGGATTGTCCGGGCCCGACCAGGAGCAGGTGCTGGACACCTACAACCAGCTCCTCGCCGACCCGAACGGGCCGTTGCAGAACCGCGCGATCGGTGGCGACATGAACCCGCCGGGGTCGGTCTTCAAGCTCGTGATCGCCGCGGCGGCGCTCGAGGAGGGCATCGCGACCCCCGACTCGCCCCTCGAGAACCCGGCGACGTGGACCCTTCCCGGCTCGACGGCGGTCGTGAACAACCCGAGTCACGGGAGCCCGTGCGGGTCCGGTGAGACGACGAACCTGCGCATCGCGATCGAGCAGTCGTGCAACATCCCGTTCGCCCAGCTCGCGGTGCAGCTCGGTGACGACAAGATCCGCGCGATGGCCGAGAAGCTCGGTTTCGGGCACGAGTTCAAGGTGCCCATGACGGCGAGCGCGAGCATCTACCCTGACGGGCCCCTGGACGATGCACAGACGGGGCTCACGGGCTTCGGGCAGTTCGATGTGCGCGCCACCCCGCTGCAGATGGCCCTCGTCTCGGGCGCGATCGCGAACGGCGGCGTCGTCATGAACCCGACGCTCGTCGAGAGCGTGCTCACACCGGACCTGCGCGAGCTGCAGGGCCAGCAGGTCTCGGAGTTCGGCCGCGCGTTCAGCGCGGAGACGGCGTCCGCACTCGAATCGATGATGATCGGATCCGTGAGCAGTGGCGTCGCGAGTAATGCAAGAATTGACGGCGTCGACGTGGCAGGAAAGACCGGCACGGCCGAGAACGGTGACGACGAGCCATACTCGCTCTGGTTCACCGGATTCGTCGCCACGGACACGACGCACATCGCCGTGGCGGTCGTCCTCGAGGACGGCGGGGGCATGGGGCAGTCGGGTACCGGGAACGGGTCTGCCGCGACGATTGGACAGCAAGTGATGAAGGCGGTGCTTGACGGATGA
- the pknB gene encoding Stk1 family PASTA domain-containing Ser/Thr kinase — MIQGERTLAGRYEIGRRVGRGGMAEVYLGTDERLGRRVAVKLLSTSLAGEPDFRSRFRQEAQAAARMTHPTIVRVFDAGEDTFIRADGHELIVPYIVMEYIEGEQLRDIMMDAPLPIDKVVSYMSGILTALEYSHRAGVVHRDIKPGNIKITPEGTVKVMDFGIARAISDTAGTIAQTTAILGTASYFSPEQAKGEQVDGRSDLYSAGIVLYEMLTGKVPFQGDSAVAVAYQHVTEKPVPPSQINPDVSPAMDAVVLRALAKNRDARFQSASEFRRDLELAAQGTMPAFATADDPSDDTQLFGAAPTSVDQTESAFAALSETDDRAPQVQRRPPAMWIWGSAALLVVIVIAVIIWVGNLGGVDPLPATSSDMPDVVGQTWEEAEAAIRLAELEPTRQTETSDTVPEGVVISTTPEAGLTVTKGTTVTVLVSSGPSAIPMPNIDGMTEDQARTALENAGLSLGTITSQDSATAPAGTIIKSDPPSGSQVAPGTSINIVVSSGNVTLDDLRGMPLSQAQDKLRTLGLQAIVVEDPNCPADDDQTVVNMSEAAGSVPQHSTVTITYCSGAPKTPETTAPPSPPHT, encoded by the coding sequence TTGATCCAAGGTGAGCGCACCCTGGCCGGTCGGTACGAGATCGGTCGCCGGGTCGGGCGTGGCGGCATGGCCGAGGTGTACCTCGGCACCGACGAACGGCTCGGTCGTCGTGTCGCAGTCAAGTTGCTCTCCACGTCGCTCGCCGGCGAGCCGGACTTCCGGTCGCGGTTTCGCCAGGAGGCGCAGGCCGCGGCGCGCATGACGCACCCCACGATCGTCCGCGTGTTCGATGCCGGTGAAGACACCTTCATCCGCGCCGACGGACACGAGCTCATCGTCCCGTACATCGTCATGGAGTACATCGAAGGCGAACAACTCCGCGACATCATGATGGATGCGCCGCTCCCGATCGACAAGGTCGTGAGCTACATGTCGGGCATCCTCACCGCGCTCGAGTACTCGCACCGCGCGGGCGTGGTGCACCGCGACATCAAGCCGGGGAACATCAAGATCACGCCCGAGGGCACGGTCAAGGTGATGGACTTCGGTATCGCACGTGCGATCTCCGACACGGCGGGCACGATCGCCCAGACCACGGCGATCCTCGGCACCGCCTCGTACTTCTCGCCCGAGCAGGCGAAGGGCGAGCAGGTGGACGGGCGAAGCGACCTGTATTCGGCCGGCATCGTGCTCTACGAGATGCTCACGGGGAAGGTGCCGTTCCAGGGCGACTCCGCCGTGGCCGTCGCGTACCAGCACGTGACCGAGAAGCCGGTCCCGCCGAGCCAGATCAATCCGGATGTGTCGCCGGCCATGGACGCGGTCGTACTGCGAGCGCTCGCGAAGAACCGGGACGCGCGCTTCCAGTCGGCCTCCGAGTTCCGACGCGACCTCGAACTCGCCGCACAGGGCACGATGCCGGCCTTCGCGACGGCCGACGACCCGAGCGACGACACGCAGCTCTTCGGTGCGGCGCCCACGTCCGTCGACCAGACGGAGTCGGCCTTCGCCGCACTGTCCGAGACCGACGACCGCGCGCCCCAGGTGCAGCGGCGCCCGCCCGCGATGTGGATCTGGGGGTCCGCCGCGCTGCTCGTCGTCATCGTGATCGCGGTCATCATCTGGGTCGGGAATCTCGGTGGCGTCGATCCGCTCCCGGCGACGAGTTCGGACATGCCCGATGTCGTCGGGCAGACGTGGGAGGAGGCCGAGGCGGCGATCCGTCTCGCCGAGCTCGAACCCACGCGTCAGACGGAGACGAGCGACACGGTCCCCGAGGGCGTCGTCATCTCGACGACCCCGGAGGCGGGCCTCACCGTGACGAAGGGCACGACCGTCACGGTCCTGGTCTCGTCGGGCCCGTCGGCCATCCCCATGCCGAACATCGACGGGATGACCGAGGATCAGGCGCGCACGGCGCTCGAGAACGCCGGGCTCTCGCTCGGGACGATCACCTCGCAGGACTCCGCCACGGCACCCGCCGGGACGATCATCAAGTCGGATCCCCCGAGCGGTTCGCAGGTCGCACCTGGGACGTCGATCAACATCGTCGTCTCGTCGGGGAACGTGACCCTCGATGATCTCCGCGGGATGCCGCTCAGCCAGGCACAGGACAAGCTCCGCACGCTCGGGCTGCAGGCGATCGTCGTGGAGGACCCGAACTGTCCCGCCGACGACGACCAGACGGTCGTGAACATGTCGGAGGCCGCGGGCTCGGTCCCCCAGCACTCGACGGTCACGATCACGTACTGCAGCGGTGCCCCGAAGACGCCCGAGACGACGGCACCGCCCTCGCCGCCCCACACCTGA
- a CDS encoding class E sortase, translating into MPSSRTPSGADGSDDVDGLPTLLGGDASPSDGYEPRAAEPAPALPSRRSIRHARAKPRPKVTAVGVAGELLLTMGLVLLMFVGWKYWLNDLIVGNEQNSVGASVEESFSRDDAESSAPESTVDPEIGIPVGIAPTVTNERFAVLYVPAWGADYSRPIAEGTGYHEVLNQNVGHYEDTQMPGAVGNFAIAGHRLAYGASMQHIHELQLGDEIIIGTKDGWYTYTYRSGEYVAPTQIDVLNPIPRVPTGEESGGTLGLNEDEQSADAPAVPTPPAGLGTDRILTLMSCNPFWSTAERIIAYATFAHFTARADGPPEQIAQAVANGGG; encoded by the coding sequence ATGCCCTCTTCCCGCACCCCTTCCGGCGCCGACGGCTCCGACGACGTCGACGGTCTGCCGACGCTGCTCGGCGGCGACGCATCGCCGTCCGACGGGTACGAGCCGCGGGCGGCCGAGCCGGCGCCCGCACTGCCGAGCCGACGCTCCATCCGGCACGCGCGCGCGAAGCCTCGCCCCAAGGTGACCGCCGTCGGGGTCGCGGGTGAACTCCTCCTGACGATGGGGCTCGTCCTGCTCATGTTCGTCGGCTGGAAGTACTGGCTTAACGACCTCATCGTCGGCAACGAACAGAACTCCGTCGGTGCGAGTGTCGAGGAGTCGTTCTCCCGTGACGACGCCGAGAGCTCAGCGCCCGAGTCGACGGTCGACCCCGAGATCGGGATCCCGGTCGGCATCGCGCCGACGGTCACGAACGAACGATTCGCCGTGCTGTACGTGCCCGCCTGGGGTGCCGACTACAGTCGTCCGATCGCCGAGGGCACCGGCTACCACGAGGTGCTCAACCAGAACGTCGGGCACTACGAGGACACGCAGATGCCGGGTGCCGTAGGCAACTTCGCCATCGCCGGCCACCGGCTCGCGTACGGTGCGTCGATGCAGCACATCCACGAGCTGCAACTGGGCGACGAGATCATCATCGGGACGAAGGACGGCTGGTACACCTACACGTATCGTTCCGGCGAGTACGTGGCGCCGACGCAGATCGACGTCCTCAATCCGATCCCACGCGTCCCGACGGGCGAGGAGAGCGGGGGGACGCTCGGCCTCAACGAGGACGAGCAGTCCGCGGACGCGCCCGCGGTACCGACGCCACCCGCCGGGCTCGGAACCGATCGGATCCTCACGCTCATGAGCTGCAATCCGTTCTGGTCGACCGCCGAGCGCATCATCGCCTACGCGACGTTCGCGCACTTCACCGCACGCGCGGACGGCCCGCCCGAACAGATCGCCCAGGCGGTCGCGAACGGGGGCGGTTGA
- a CDS encoding PP2C family protein-serine/threonine phosphatase has translation MTIIARASAVSHVGRVRSNNQDSAFVGEHVFLVADGMGGHAGGDVASAIVAKYVAENDVAFPTTDDAENGLARLLVEGNRQIADAVDEHPELRGMGTTSDAISLVGDKLVLAHIGDSRVYRFHESELTQETVDHTFVQRLVDAGRITPEEALVHPRRSVLMRVLGDVETEPEIDTFVTDAVIGDRWLLCSDGLSSYVDESRIAATLRNSVSLSSREVADELVQLALDNGAPDNVTVVVLEIGDTQLEPLEPKLVGSAANPLRYASKRQRRQSQLIPNLLHPLRRAGSRPEDEEFVPPTDEFLDRLIADDRKRRRVRQVSWLVGILLFVSALAGAGALSYAWTQEQYFVAESDGYVAIYQGVQQPLGPIELSHVVEVTDIPVNHIADYQRGQVEVGITATSLEDARDVVERLRSAVDA, from the coding sequence ATGACCATCATCGCGCGCGCGAGCGCCGTCTCCCACGTCGGCCGGGTCCGCTCCAACAACCAGGACTCCGCCTTCGTCGGCGAACACGTCTTCCTCGTCGCCGACGGTATGGGCGGACACGCCGGCGGCGACGTCGCGAGCGCGATCGTCGCGAAGTACGTCGCCGAGAACGACGTCGCGTTCCCGACGACCGACGACGCCGAGAACGGCCTCGCGCGCCTCCTCGTCGAGGGCAACCGGCAGATCGCCGATGCCGTCGACGAACACCCCGAACTGCGCGGCATGGGCACGACGAGCGATGCGATCTCCCTCGTCGGCGACAAGCTCGTCCTCGCACACATCGGCGATTCGCGCGTCTACCGGTTCCACGAGTCCGAGCTCACGCAGGAGACCGTCGACCACACGTTCGTCCAGCGGCTCGTCGACGCGGGGCGGATCACACCCGAGGAGGCACTCGTCCACCCGCGGCGCTCGGTGCTCATGCGCGTGCTCGGCGACGTCGAGACGGAGCCGGAGATCGACACGTTCGTGACGGACGCCGTCATCGGTGACCGATGGCTGCTCTGCTCCGACGGCCTGTCGAGCTACGTCGACGAATCGCGCATCGCCGCGACACTCCGCAACTCCGTCAGCCTCTCGAGCCGTGAGGTGGCCGACGAGCTCGTGCAGCTCGCACTCGACAACGGCGCACCCGACAACGTGACGGTCGTCGTGCTCGAGATCGGTGACACGCAGCTCGAACCGCTGGAACCGAAACTCGTCGGTTCCGCCGCGAACCCGCTCCGCTACGCGTCCAAGCGGCAGCGCCGCCAGTCACAGCTCATCCCGAACCTCCTGCACCCCCTGCGTCGAGCCGGTTCGCGCCCGGAGGACGAGGAGTTCGTCCCCCCGACCGACGAGTTCCTCGATCGCCTCATCGCGGACGACCGCAAGCGGCGTCGAGTCCGTCAGGTGAGCTGGCTCGTCGGCATCCTCCTCTTCGTGAGCGCACTCGCGGGCGCCGGCGCCCTGTCCTACGCGTGGACCCAGGAGCAGTACTTTGTCGCCGAGAGCGACGGCTACGTGGCGATCTACCAGGGCGTCCAGCAGCCCCTCGGCCCCATCGAGCTGAGCCACGTCGTCGAGGTCACCGACATCCCCGTGAATCACATCGCTGACTACCAGCGCGGGCAGGTCGAGGTGGGCATCACCGCCACGAGCCTCGAGGACGCCCGCGACGTCGTGGAACGGTTGCGAAGTGCCGTCGACGCCTGA
- a CDS encoding rhomboid family intramembrane serine protease, whose amino-acid sequence MSAPFDPNHRDNFCYRHPDRQSFVLCQRCGRTICPECQTQAPVGSICPECMKAARGAVPKRSPVRRLRARLGAGAPVVTYSIIAVTALLWLVGLIPGVDLAQPLAYTSAFLTPEHFEPWRLFTATLVHGSIFHVGFNMLTLWLFGRVLEPAYGWWRFLLLWVAAALGGSMLVTIIAPDTAVIGASGAVFGLFGAYFTVMREMRMNTTSLLVLVGMNIVLGFVVPGIAWQAHIGGLLVGLAAGWLLGRDRADSLGKRIRGGVGVGVLGLVCALVSVAVVQLT is encoded by the coding sequence ATGAGCGCCCCGTTCGACCCGAATCACCGCGACAACTTCTGCTACCGGCACCCGGACCGGCAGAGCTTCGTGCTCTGCCAGCGGTGCGGTCGCACGATCTGCCCCGAGTGCCAGACCCAGGCCCCGGTCGGATCGATCTGTCCCGAGTGCATGAAGGCCGCGCGGGGCGCTGTTCCGAAGCGGAGTCCCGTCCGTCGACTCCGTGCCCGGCTGGGGGCCGGGGCACCGGTCGTCACCTACTCGATCATCGCCGTCACGGCACTCCTGTGGCTCGTCGGCCTGATCCCCGGCGTCGACCTCGCCCAGCCCCTCGCCTACACCTCCGCGTTCCTGACGCCCGAACACTTCGAGCCGTGGCGGTTGTTCACGGCGACCCTCGTGCACGGGTCGATCTTCCACGTCGGCTTCAACATGTTGACGCTCTGGCTCTTCGGCCGCGTGCTCGAGCCCGCCTACGGCTGGTGGCGATTCCTGCTGCTGTGGGTCGCGGCAGCGCTCGGCGGATCGATGCTCGTGACGATCATCGCGCCCGACACGGCGGTCATCGGTGCCTCGGGCGCCGTCTTCGGGCTCTTCGGCGCCTACTTCACGGTCATGCGCGAGATGCGCATGAACACGACATCGTTGCTCGTGCTCGTGGGTATGAACATCGTCCTCGGATTCGTCGTCCCCGGGATCGCCTGGCAGGCGCACATCGGGGGCCTGCTCGTGGGGCTCGCGGCCGGTTGGCTGCTCGGCCGGGACCGGGCCGATTCGCTCGGCAAGCGGATCCGCGGCGGGGTCGGGGTCGGTGTGCTCGGACTCGTCTGTGCCCTCGTCTCGGTGGCTGTCGTCCAGCTGACGTGA